The following are from one region of the Rosistilla carotiformis genome:
- a CDS encoding sensor histidine kinase, which produces MTLTNTDQRLSDQERIAYLTHQLQQAQALASLGELTGTATHEFNNVLMTILNYAKLGIRHKDEPTRDKALTKILAAAERAAKITRTILATARNRSDDFEPTDLASIIDDSLMLLERELRQYRVTVETDLQEVPAARANGNQIQRVLLNLVINARQAMPDGGTISIGLRSNPEANEVLLTVRDSGCGIPQEQLPSIFEPFFSTKSGPDASGKGGTGLGLSACRDIIQEHGGRIRVESTVGRGTAFIIRLPVASKTETAAA; this is translated from the coding sequence GTGACTTTGACCAACACCGACCAACGACTCTCCGATCAAGAACGCATTGCTTATCTAACGCACCAATTGCAACAGGCCCAAGCCCTCGCCTCGCTGGGGGAACTGACCGGCACCGCCACGCACGAATTCAACAACGTGCTGATGACGATCTTAAATTACGCCAAACTGGGCATCCGTCACAAAGACGAACCCACGCGGGACAAAGCGTTGACGAAGATCCTGGCCGCTGCCGAACGCGCGGCAAAAATCACACGGACGATTCTGGCGACCGCTCGCAATCGCAGCGACGATTTCGAACCGACCGATCTGGCCAGCATCATCGACGATTCGTTGATGTTGCTCGAACGTGAACTGCGCCAATACCGCGTGACGGTCGAAACCGATCTGCAGGAGGTGCCGGCTGCCCGAGCCAATGGCAACCAAATTCAACGCGTGCTGCTGAATCTGGTCATCAATGCCCGCCAAGCGATGCCCGATGGGGGAACGATCAGTATCGGCTTGCGGTCGAATCCGGAAGCCAATGAGGTTTTGCTGACGGTTCGCGACAGTGGATGCGGAATCCCGCAGGAACAGCTCCCCAGTATCTTCGAGCCCTTCTTCTCGACGAAGTCGGGCCCCGATGCGTCGGGCAAGGGAGGAACCGGGCTGGGGCTGTCCGCTTGCCGCGATATCATTCAAGAACATGGGGGGCGAATTCGAGTCGAAAGTACCGTCGGCCGCGGAACCGCATTCATCATTCGATTGCCTGTCGCCAGTAAAACCGAAACGGCTGCCGCCTGA
- a CDS encoding FAD-dependent oxidoreductase: MSDTIEKTVIIGSGPAGWSAAIYAARANLNPVVYEGTVRPEMIPLGQLAFTTEVENFAGFPAGNIRAFVESAVDKSRHWNLPPAPAGHEKDGQPHYAVQGVELMELMKQQALNFGTRVVSDDIASVDFSGDVHTLTAGNGDTVKAHTVIIATGARANYIGLESEDAYKNKGVSACAVCDGALPLYRSKPLAVVGGGDSAVEEATYLANLKGADTIYLIVRRDEMRASKVMQERALNHPNIEMCWNTVVDEVLGDGKLVNALRLRSTVDDSTRELKVGGMFVAIGHTPNTAFLGGAVTMNKKGYIQWTKPFRTNTNVEGVFAAGDVADDYYRQAITSAGTGCMAALDAERYLAEK; encoded by the coding sequence GTGTCGGACACGATTGAAAAAACCGTAATTATCGGCAGCGGCCCCGCAGGATGGTCGGCAGCAATTTACGCCGCCCGCGCCAATTTGAATCCGGTCGTTTACGAAGGGACCGTCCGTCCGGAAATGATTCCGCTGGGCCAATTGGCTTTTACCACCGAAGTCGAAAATTTTGCAGGCTTCCCGGCCGGCAACATCCGCGCCTTCGTCGAATCAGCGGTCGATAAGTCCCGGCACTGGAACCTGCCCCCCGCTCCCGCCGGCCACGAAAAAGATGGCCAACCGCACTACGCGGTCCAAGGCGTCGAGCTGATGGAGCTGATGAAGCAGCAGGCGCTCAACTTCGGCACCCGCGTCGTCAGCGACGATATCGCCAGCGTCGATTTCTCCGGCGACGTCCACACCCTGACCGCTGGCAATGGCGACACCGTCAAAGCCCACACGGTGATCATCGCGACCGGAGCCCGAGCCAACTACATCGGCCTCGAATCCGAAGACGCTTACAAGAACAAGGGAGTCAGCGCGTGTGCGGTCTGCGACGGCGCGCTGCCGCTGTACCGCAGCAAACCACTGGCCGTTGTCGGCGGTGGCGATTCGGCGGTCGAAGAGGCGACCTATCTGGCCAATCTGAAAGGTGCCGACACGATCTACTTGATCGTCCGCCGCGATGAGATGCGCGCGTCGAAGGTGATGCAAGAGCGAGCGTTGAATCATCCTAACATCGAGATGTGCTGGAACACCGTCGTCGACGAAGTCCTCGGCGACGGCAAACTCGTCAACGCCCTGCGTCTGCGTAGCACCGTCGACGATTCGACGCGCGAGCTGAAGGTGGGCGGGATGTTTGTCGCGATTGGGCACACGCCCAACACCGCCTTCCTCGGCGGCGCGGTGACGATGAACAAAAAGGGCTACATCCAGTGGACCAAGCCGTTCCGTACCAACACCAACGTCGAAGGTGTCTTTGCCGCCGGCGACGTCGCCGACGACTACTACCGCCAAGCGATCACGTCGGCCGGCACCGGCTGCATGGCCGCCCTGGACGCCGAGCGTTACCTGGCCGAAAAGTAA
- a CDS encoding sulfurtransferase has translation MTTTTLPAQSILNIAAYKFVALTDLPELRKTLLAQLKSLGLKGTILLSPEGINLFLAGEVSAVRAMIDRLRAFSEFSDLEFKESLSDQQPFNRALVRLKREIIAFGVDGIAPAHRTSPKLPAQQLREWLDQGREVTLLDVRNDYEVALGTFENATAIGVDHFRDFPAAVAKLPEETKDRPLVMFCTGGIRCEKAGPLMQREGFKEVYQLDGGILKYFEEVGGAHYQGDCFVFDQRVAVDPNLEETDTELCYACQATLTLEEQQSPHYVPSVSCPHCYKPEDQQAVDQRQKRNLAIAAATDPLPGSTPQDNIRPVCVSEKCDGLPLIDLLDRAHPHVGRDVWQARCDAGLLRLEDQPVESQQIVAAGQRYQHVIPAEIEPDVNPAIEILYEDAAIVVANKPAPLPMHPSGRFNRNTLTSILKTVYHPEQLRIAHRLDANTSGVVVLSRSKAAARRIQPQFESGAVKKTYLARVHGHPTEDSFECEAAISAVPTQAGLRTIDEAGQASSTRFEVLKRLDDGTALLQVTPLTGRTNQIRVHLWHLGFPIVGDPSYLRDGALGESQTLDVDARAMCLHAWKLQFSPAGNDETVEMTAAQPAWAN, from the coding sequence ATGACGACCACGACCCTTCCCGCACAATCGATTCTGAACATCGCGGCCTACAAATTTGTCGCGTTGACCGATTTGCCTGAGCTCCGCAAGACGCTGCTTGCCCAGCTGAAGTCGCTAGGACTTAAAGGAACGATCCTTTTGAGTCCCGAAGGGATCAATCTTTTCCTGGCTGGTGAAGTCTCCGCAGTCCGTGCGATGATTGATCGACTGCGCGCGTTTTCAGAATTCAGCGATCTGGAATTCAAAGAGAGTCTCAGCGATCAGCAACCGTTCAACCGAGCGCTCGTTCGGCTCAAACGCGAAATCATCGCGTTTGGTGTCGACGGGATCGCACCGGCGCACCGGACGAGTCCCAAACTTCCAGCCCAGCAACTTCGGGAATGGTTGGATCAGGGGCGTGAAGTCACCCTTCTGGATGTTCGCAACGACTACGAAGTCGCCTTGGGAACCTTTGAAAACGCCACAGCGATCGGAGTGGATCACTTTCGCGACTTCCCCGCCGCGGTCGCCAAACTGCCGGAAGAAACCAAAGATCGGCCGCTGGTGATGTTCTGCACCGGAGGAATTCGCTGCGAAAAAGCGGGTCCGCTGATGCAACGCGAGGGCTTCAAAGAAGTTTACCAATTGGACGGCGGGATCCTCAAATACTTCGAAGAGGTTGGCGGCGCCCACTACCAAGGCGACTGTTTCGTCTTCGATCAACGCGTCGCCGTCGACCCTAACTTGGAAGAGACCGACACCGAACTCTGTTACGCCTGCCAAGCCACGTTGACTCTCGAAGAACAGCAATCGCCACATTACGTCCCTAGTGTCTCGTGTCCGCATTGTTACAAGCCCGAAGATCAACAAGCGGTCGACCAGCGTCAGAAACGCAATCTTGCGATCGCCGCGGCAACCGATCCCCTGCCGGGCAGCACGCCGCAAGACAATATCCGTCCGGTCTGCGTTTCCGAAAAGTGTGATGGCCTGCCGCTGATCGATCTGTTGGATCGAGCCCATCCGCATGTGGGACGCGATGTCTGGCAAGCGCGTTGCGACGCGGGCCTGTTGCGTCTGGAAGATCAACCGGTCGAATCCCAACAGATCGTCGCTGCCGGGCAACGCTACCAACACGTGATCCCAGCGGAGATTGAACCCGACGTCAATCCAGCGATCGAGATCTTGTACGAAGACGCAGCGATCGTCGTCGCCAACAAACCCGCGCCGCTGCCGATGCACCCTTCGGGGCGATTCAATCGCAACACGCTGACATCGATCCTGAAGACGGTTTACCATCCCGAGCAATTGCGCATCGCCCATCGTTTGGACGCCAACACCAGCGGAGTTGTCGTCCTCTCGCGATCCAAAGCGGCCGCCCGGCGGATTCAACCTCAATTCGAATCGGGAGCCGTCAAGAAGACCTACCTGGCACGCGTTCATGGCCATCCCACCGAAGATTCTTTCGAGTGCGAAGCGGCGATCTCCGCGGTCCCGACGCAAGCTGGCCTGCGGACGATCGATGAAGCCGGCCAAGCCTCGTCAACGCGTTTCGAAGTGCTGAAACGATTGGACGACGGCACTGCGTTGCTGCAGGTCACTCCACTGACCGGTCGCACCAATCAGATCCGTGTCCATCTGTGGCACCTCGGATTCCCGATCGTCGGCGATCCATCGTACCTGCGCGACGGTGCCCTCGGCGAATCGCAAACCCTCGATGTCGATGCCCGCGCGATGTGCTTGCACGCGTGGAAGTTGCAGTTCTCGCCCGCCGGGAACGACGAAACCGTCGAAATGACAGCGGCACAACCGGCGTGGGCGAACTAG